In Citrus sinensis cultivar Valencia sweet orange chromosome 3, DVS_A1.0, whole genome shotgun sequence, the sequence GCACTCTGTTCCACACAGTCGAAATCATTCTGCATTTTGGGCCGATTCCAACTAGACAATCTAACTTCCAAGCTTTCAACTTTCCCTAAGGTCTCTGTCACATTTTTAAGTTTGGAGCAACCAGAGGGATACATCATTCTAAGAGATCTCAAACCATTTATAGTACTTGGAAGACTCTTGAGATTCTTGCAATCTTTCAAATTCGACAAGATATTGCCAGAAAGAAGTTCAATAGATGCTGGCAATCCTCTTATAGCAGTTCCTTCCAAATGAATCTCCAAGAGCTGATCCCTGCTTGAAGTTATCTCTGGGAACTCCCTGAATTTCGAAAGGCCGGAAAGATTCAAAGTTGATAGATATTTTAGAGCACTTATGGTCCTTGGAAGACGCTCAAGATTTTTGCAGCCATTCAGAGTCAACTGAACAAGTCCAAATAGAAGTTCAATTGCTAATGACAGTTCTCTAATATCAGTTCCATCCGAAAGAACTTGCACAATGTCTGGAAATTCCTTCAATTTCAAGCAACCAGAAAGAAAAAGCGTCTTAAGAGAGTTCATAAAGGTCTTGCCTGGAAGAGTTGTAAGACTTGTAcaacttttcaaattcaacaaacTCAGCTTCTTTGAAGCAGCAAAAATGAGTGAATTCATGCAGCCTTGTAAATCCTTCAAAGATCAGCTCCTCCAAATGTGGTGCTCTTGTGAAGTCTGATTGATCATATTAGAAAAGGCTTTAGCACCGAAATGCATCTCTTTGTTGCTAAAGCGATCAAATACTATGACTTCAACTACATCAGTTTCCTAAACattagaacaaaaaaaagaaaaaaagaagtgggaaaaaaatgaaagaaagaaaatattgataaaactATACAAAGAGTTAACTAGTTAAACAAGTGATGATCCCAAAGTTGCAAGTGTTCAATTTCAGTAAACATTTACACTGTTTTGTGATAATACAGGACGTACATCTGCTTCCTCCCACAATCTACTGCAGTTTCCAGGCTCCTGAGGGGATTGCCTCCTAACAGTTTGTCTACCCCATTTCTTGTAACAACTCATGCATCCACTGTCCACAGAAATCATCTACAGTCAATAGAGATTTTTCAATAAGACTAACAATTCCAATAATTGGTTCAAAATCCCagtatttgagaattttttttcacataatcTTTACACTTCCGTTCATAGAAACACGCAATTGcgagaaatattttcttctctatTTCTTTTGACCCATCAAAACTTATTTGAAGTGCATCAAGAATCTCACTTTCAGGATCTCTTTATAGTCATTGTAGTGCACTTTCCCATTCAGCTAGAGTTCTACCAAACAAAAATGAGCCCAAAACCTTGAGAGCTAATGGAAGACCACCAGCATACTTTACAACACTTTTCCGTGTTTAGTGAAGGAGGTTTCTCACTCATCTCTACCTTacggggaaaaaaataaaattaaactaaactaaaactaaaattaatcaaGAGTTGTAGACGCAAATATTTCTCAAAGACCAAAGTTTACCAGCACAAAAAGTTATGAAACTTGATAATGGTTTTgttttggaaataaatgatgtttttcttcatattaattctgaaaattcaaaaaaaaatgaaaataaagagagcTGCATAGCATTAAACTTACAGCTTCGATTATGTTGCAAGCAGCAGAggaattttcttaataataattctgaCGGCGAACATTCTAAGTGCTAACATcaaatatgttttaaatatcaaCTACATGTCAACGATGGGGAATTCCAAAGCATCTTCTAtgtaacaaaaaagaaataataagaatcAACCATTGTCAATTCTTATCAACAAAGTCTTCAAATTGACATTGCGGTCTCTGTTAtttgaagggaaaaaaaaaattcaatagttGTCAATTTCTATCaaccaaaattaaatacaggggtggagaatagaaaaataaaaatcaaatgttgAATCCTCTTGATTGTATCATGGATAAATCTGATTTAGATCTGAGTCCAtattttaacatattcatCGACCCATTTTCAGACATGCCATGAATTGTAAATTAAGCCAAAGATTAacaaaaaacaacaaagaCGCAGAAAATACATTCTGTGTTCAGCCACAAATGGACTATTTTACAGCCAAgcaagaaaacaaatgaagaaaattaattggttTCCACTGGTTCAAGAATTAACACCATTATTGATTGCTTCTCTAGTGgaagaaataattttgaataaagcaCAGCATCATTACAACAAATGTGAtgataattttcaatcatCAGATGATGATAATTTCTTCATACATGCGTTCTACAGCCTGACTCTGTTTTATATCTAAAACTCAAGAAATTCTACAATTCCTTTGTTCTACCACATCGTTCattcaacaataaataatcaaattctgtcatgtatatttttatttagaaaattgCAAAACAGTCAAGTCGCTAGAAAAAAgtaattgattaaataaacactgGGTTTGCACTGTGTTTGTggaaaaaatttgttaaagacATGTATACATAAACTACCAAGGCActgaaaatatgaaatcaaAACAATATATTGAATCAAAACAATACATATCTATAGCTAAGGAATCGCAAAATCTGCTCACTAGCTATGACTCGTACAGGACAAACCTTCACAAACTGACCTTGTTGACTGATTGCTTTTGCCTGGGAAACCATAGAGTTGATGCAACACATCAGGTGGGATGCACGTTCCTTCGTGGGCATATCATCGAACACGTCATAGGCGCGAGAATTATACCATAAATCCTCAACAGTTCCCCTGTTGAGCTTGGCCAGCAAATTCCATATAATTATTCCTTTGTCTATTTATCGTTTGTTCTGAGCCCAAATCAAGCTGCGACCGAACATATTCATATAGATATTTGTCTTCTTACTAAAATCGTCAATACAAGCTTGCCAATTTAGGCACCGTTCAACATTTGTCCACTAAGCATTGTAGCCTCAAAATTCCGAGGTTCAGGTTTTGAAACCCGTAAAAATTCACAGAGGAAATGACAAGGAAGAGTGTGAGCTCAATAAGCACTCTCTTAACTCTTCGCTCTACCTGACGAACGGACACATTAAAGATTGCCAATAAATCAGACCCTGtgtttatttgtaattgtagCTGCCGCTAAAAGTGCTAACCGCGGTTAACCACGCCACCAACCCTTAACTGATTTATAACagatttttgaataaatagaaTGTGAATGAATTGTCATGTGCAAAATAACATTTCAATTTGAGATGCAAGCTTACTGATAAATTCAGATAATAGTAACTAGTAAGTAgcttaaaataatagtaaaaaatataaatataaatgatagatcaaatatatgatataatcctaatttaataaatcataaatgcCTCAGTATAGTTTATGGTATATACTAATGCCATGTTTGGtttaaagaaagagaaggaGAGGATAAGAGTGGAATGGAGGGGAAGGGAGAAGAAAGGAGTGGAGGAGAatagtgaaattaaatttcattattgggtttgacataaaatttgataggaaaaagaattacaattttttatttggataattttatccttgaccttaaatactaaattacctatattaataatgaaatataatttaggaaaattatcattttactactaaagTTATTTTGACATATCATGTCACTATCATGGTTTGCCAAAAAGTGTATTTTACTATCAAACATTTGCGTCGTTATCAATTCACTACTATTCCATTGAGAAAAAGTTAATGTTTAATGGAAATTGAGTTAAAAGTCGATTTTACCCCCAAGagtttggtagtaaaatgataattccaCTAAAAacttggtagtaaaatgataattccccTAAAattttggtagtaaaatgataatttatctatcaaattaacagacaattttacttttacaacTAAAAATGTCTTTGATGCCCTTATGCCATCAGCAAATTTTTAACGTTCTTAACGGAATGGTAGTGAATTGATAATGACGCAAAtgtttggtagtaaaatgcaCTTTTCGGCAAATCATAATATTGACATGATATGTTAGAAtaactttggtagtaaaataataatatcccaataatttaatatcaataccaaacttttttaatgtcaaaaagtcctaaaacaattcaagatttatatttaatataaaatatcgaATAATTTAGTATACTAaactatttaatataatttaatatgaaatataatttaatataattaaaaggtGGTCAACGGTGGCCAGTGACTTTCCGACGAAGTTCTGGCGGCTTCTGGTAATGGTTTGAGGGTCTGGCGACGGTCTAACGGAGTTCCGATGGAGCTCCAATGAAGGTCCCGTGGAGTTCCGGCGACAGTCCAGTAGAAGTCCGGCGAAATTCCAGTATAGTTCAGGCGACggttaatttatatttctatatttttcatattaaataattaataaataagtttatttattttattaagtttcttaaatcattcattaaatttaattaatatgaaattatttataatattaaagtgataaaataaaattataaataataattattagtggcattaaacaagttaaaatgttgaaggataattttgaaagctttaattttcaacataaaaggaatTTGAATTCTTGACTCCTTGGtgtggaattcaaattctatattgtcatggatattaaattcttatttattttatgtaactAGACAATGGaagtaaaaatagaatttgaattaattttttttcctccatttTATTCTCCCAACCAAACATCACTTAAGGATAGCTATTTGAACAGATAAAAATCCTCTAAACATTGTTTGGTCAATAAACACATTTAAAAGCTTTTAAAGCCACAATCTTCCTCCACACATCATCAAAACACcatgataaattataatattaattattcatgCCAATTTCCtcagtaaattaatttactttgtaTGATTTGAGAAATACATCT encodes:
- the LOC112496881 gene encoding disease resistance-like protein CSA1 isoform X1, with amino-acid sequence MNSLIFAASKKLSLLNLKSCTSLTTLPGKTFMNSLKTLFLSGCLKLKEFPDIVQVLSDGTDIRELSLAIELLFGLVQLTLNGCKNLERLPRTISALKYLSTLNLSGLSKFREFPEITSSRDQLLEIHLEGTAIRGLPASIELLSGNILSNLKDCKNLKSLPSTINGLRSLRMMYPSGCSKLKNVTETLGKVESLEVRLSSWNRPKMQNDFDCVEQSAVETVTKLAKAELLRYFTKLIISFITSIPYYFYVHSYQCCWTEIQIHGRRMLISA
- the LOC112496881 gene encoding disease resistance-like protein CSA1 isoform X3, which translates into the protein MNSLIFAASKKLSLLNLKSCTSLTTLPGKTFMNSLKTLFLSGCLKLKEFPDIVQVLSDGTDIRELSLAIELLFGLVQLTLNGCKNLERLPRTISALKYLSTLNLSGLSKFREFPEITSSRDQLLEIHLEGTAIRGLPASIELLSGNILSNLKDCKNLKSLPSTINGLRSLRMMYPSGCSKLKNVTETLGKVESLEVRLSSWNRPKMQNDFDCVEQSAVETVTKLAKAELLRFMEEEC
- the LOC112496881 gene encoding disease resistance protein RPS4-like isoform X2, coding for MNSLIFAASKKLSLLNLKSCTSLTTLPGKTFMNSLKTLFLSGCLKLKEFPDIVQVLSDGTDIRELSLAIELLFGLVQLTLNGCKNLERLPRTISALKYLSTLNLSGLSKFREFPEITSSRDQLLEIHLEGTAIRGLPASIELLSGNILSNLKDCKNLKSLPSTINGLRSLRMMYPSGCSKLKNVTETLGKVESLEVRLSSWNRPKMQNDFDCVEQSAVETVTKLAKAELLRDSDSWKKNVDKCMKLSTTATSAC